The following is a genomic window from Manihot esculenta cultivar AM560-2 chromosome 9, M.esculenta_v8, whole genome shotgun sequence.
ATGTTTACAACAAATAAATCAAATGGGTACCTGGATATCGGCTGCTGGTGCAGGGCAGTGCTTCTCAATCATTTCCTTGGATACAAAGCCAACACCACCATCCCATACTTCAGGAGGCTGACCGGAAAATATTGTTCAACAAGGTAGTTTTGTTAATCATATGGCCATTGattataaaatgatttcaaCGTCTATAACTCAATTACAAATTTATAATGAGATTATTGCAGCATCAGAAATAGTAGTAAAAAATCTAACTTAACCAACAAAATTACATTTGTATCAGAAAAATGGCAGTATAAAAGCCCAGCAAATAAGCCGTACAGAAGCCACCAAGGCATTTTCAAACTTCTCCAATGATGATGATTACTCACTACATTACTAAGCAGCATTAGTTATTCCTTCTGTTTTTGTCATAATATTCAATATGCAGTCCACATATTTTTTAACTGGTCAAAGTTAAGACTTTTATCCAGCTCAACTGaacagaaaagaagaagaaaaagaagctgtTGCAAGAAGAACTAACCTGATTCAAAACATAGGAGAGAAAACAAGACGAGAGAAAGTAAAagtgtaaataaatttattttttaaaaaaaaaaaagagaaagaaagaaagaagaagctgCTGCAAGAGTTTCTAACCTGATTCAAAACATAGTAGATTTTGAAGCGATCAGGGTAATTGGCAGCAAGTCCATCCAATTCCTCCTGCAAATAAATAAAGCATATAAATGATCCATTTTCATCATCAATTGTCTAAAAGTATATCAAAGGATGGTTAGCAAGTTTATCATTACATAATGAGAATATTTAAGATAATTCTGACAAGGACACCAGTCCATTGAATCAATTAACTGGCCAAGAGCTCAACTCAACTAACTCTAGCGACAAGTTGATGTATAGTTGCTTAATAGTTGCAGGTTCAAAATCGAATAAATTGACATTGCCACCCAAAACTTGTAGAAGAGGAGAGAAGTTTTAGTTCTAATAAACTGATTTATACTATCCCATTTTCAGCTCATATAGTAATTTTAGTTCATCATTACCctacttatttaataaaattcccCCAATAaactatcatttttttttcaatagttAACTACTACTGAATTCTTTGCTAAAATGGTTTTGACAGCCTCTCTTATCATTTTAGTTTAAATAGAATAACACTGGGTTTCtcattgctgcccaaggtcccTAGTACCAATTATTTGATAAAACAACTTTAAGCAATcaattgaaaagaaaagttagcatcgaaatttttttagttttttcccATAGAGAGGTCAGTAAGTGCAATGCAGCAGCTATAAAATTCTGTTTATTGATTGCATAACTGAAGTTAACAGCATTAAAAGTTTATCCAATAAGGCCATCCTTATTAGGGTAAAATAATATAAGTTTCTTTCCAGTGGAGTAGATGGTTAAAAAGTGAACTAACCAATAATTATGAACAAGAATGTGGAAAATGTTTCTTTATGAAACTTGAAATTCACACAAAATCAGAGTCAAAACTGCATGTAAAAGGGTAATACAGTATCAATTTCACAAAAAGGGTCGAAACCAATAATCGCAGTTGGTTTTACAAGTTCAAAACTTCAATCAAGTGAGAACTACACAAAAAATAAACAGAAGAACAAGTTCAAACTTCAGATGAGAGAGTTACATCATAAGAAAACAGAAGTGTAGCTTACCTTCAAAAGAATGTCCTCGTACGTAACATTGGCATAAATGAGGTGTACCTTTGTCTTGTCCTTCGGGTTTTCCAATATTGCTCTGGCAACCTAAATAGCAACAACATAACCATATGATCATCATACCCACAAAAAAGGAAATAGTCCAAGGTTCTTGAAAATTAAGATCTCACAGAAAATGATAAGACAAATAGGATTTCTGAATGACATACTTGGAACATTGGAGTAATTCCCGAGCCTCCAGCAAGCATTCCAAATGCTCTAACTTGACCAGGTTGATACCTAAAACGACCCTGTTACAAATAACATTTTAAACAACAGCATCCCAATGAGAGCCTTACCTTTGCCtagtaattatataaaatatgtaCGGCAAACAACAAGCACAACTAAGCCTTAATCCCAAGCCAGTGGGATCAGCTAATTGGATTTTTTTGTCATTCGGctttatttagttaaataaaatatgtatatacaaaagcAAAATCTAATTTAGAACAAAATACCCGACAAAAATAGTAGGTGACTTTTTCTAAGTAACTGTTAAATTGAATCCTAACAGCTTCCATAATATATCTGATaaacttaaaaagttataaaagAAAGTGACACGCTGTTTCTGCATCCTAGTTAATAGCCATGGAAGTAAAATGCGGATAAAGTATCAGGTGGTAGTATTGACCAAAATCTGAATTCTGGGTTACACAATAGAATCATCAGGACTACTAGATAAAGTTTATCAACCATCTTCTTGTTCCCATATGCACACTCATCGAAGAAAACAACTTGAATTAGGTCAAAGAATGCAAACCacaaataatttgttagttcACTTGCAATTAGACACGTACCTTGGGTCCCTTAACGGAAAGATAATCACCAACACGCATCTCTCTGAAGTGATGGGACATCCTTCCTTGTGGATACATCTACTTGCATAAAAACCAAAAGCAAAAGAAGTTTAAAAAGGGCCAAGGACACTACAAGTAACTAAACTACAATGAACTCCACAAGCAGAAAACTTTCTGTTTAATACCTTAATAACTAGTTCAAAGTGTCCAACATCAGAATCCAAAGTAGTTGGAGTATATGGTTTAATAACCTCTTCGCCTTGGCTATCCTTGCCCCTGTTCAAGAACATAGGGTGTGAAGATATTTAACCACAACAAGAAAAGGTCACCATTATTCACTACAACAAACTTTCATTACGCATATTTAACCAGACACTTTGTAAACAAAAGGTATAGATTTTCACAAACACTTTACCCGACTTTGATTGAACTTTTGATTTTAAGAATCCGTCCTATGCCCATCAACCCATTGTGTGAAAAAGGGTGGGGGGAAAATGAACCAACCTGCAGCTTATGTGTTGTCCAATCGGAAGGCCCAAAACTGAAGTAGGTGTTGGAAGTGCAAATGTAAACTTCGCCACATTATGGCTGAGCTGAGTGCGCTTGACAAGTTTAAATTCCTTGAAATTCTCAGGATCTAGACAGCCTGAAATCACACGCCACAGcaataaatcaaatcaatcatAACGCACACCGAGAATACTATCGTTCGCACAGAAATAATATTGATTGTAACATTGACGACATAAAAACCCCAGAAATCAGTGAGGAAGAAACAAGATAGAAGTTCAATCCATACCCAGAAACAGAAAATCAAtagataaacaaaaaaaaaaaaggaataggAGAGTCCAGTAGGAGGTCAAACCTTTGGGTTTTTTGGAGGAAAATAGAAAGATAGCACCAATACCAATAGCCACAGCAGCAACAGCTACACCCAAAAGAATCTGACCATCAAGTGTTTGCAAAAATTCCAAATCCATGATACCCAATCACCAATTCCAATTCCCCCCGAGCAGGAGAAGCTTTAGAGGGGAAAATTTGAACAGAAGAAATTGAATCAGTAAATGGGTAAAGGAGACACTGAGCCTCTTTTTGGTGGTGTTGCCGCTAGGCTGCGAGCATTTGATAGCAGCAGAGGTGAAAATAGCAGGTGCACCTTTGAATCCAATTAAAAATATGAAGAAATAAGCCTGGTAGGTGGATAAAATTGGAGGTAAAGAAGAACGGGAGCAATGTGCAGATGGAGATCTGGTTCTGGTACACCTACCAACTATCTGAGTGGTGGATGATGTATTGTCCGATTAATGGCAGTTgagtaaatttcttttttttttttaatcaattttcattttgttaattattattgtcagatttatttaatttaatgatgaattttatataatataaataataaaataacttaaaactaaaataattatataaaaatattttttttgtctaATATTCAATTTTCTCCTTTTCTGTTTTCATTCTCTcaaatatttttcttcttctattttatAAGTTGatggaaaatagaaaaaaaaaaaaagtagaacGATGAATTTATAGAGAGAATATTAACTTTATTATGAGCCAAGTTTGAGAAAGGAATATTtggttgaatttattttataaaaaaaatttttacaaaatgtaaTTGATTGAATTTTACAAAGTAAAGTAAAACAATTTTTACTATAaagtgtaaaatattttttattcgtGGACGTCGAGTGATACTTTTGGCAACGAAGAAAACGAGGGAGAAGATAGAATAAGTGCAAAGACAGTAATGCCCATATATACTCATTATTTCCGTCCCTTCTATTTAAACTTTTGAGTCTTGACCTTTTTCTTCTTGAATAACAAGAATGTTGGTCCATTTCGCATTgaattttaaacttaaaaaacatgtttttagaaaaaaatattgttttagatattataaaaaatgatttgaaatatatttgaaattatttttaacttttctaattaattattttgatttaatttgtaaatatactttttaattaatCTTTAATTTCTAAGAATGCCATTTTGGCGAATTTTTCTTAGATGTGATGGGTGATTTTAAAAAGT
Proteins encoded in this region:
- the LOC110623529 gene encoding NADH--cytochrome b5 reductase 1 isoform X2 gives rise to the protein MDLEFLQTLDGQILLGVAVAAVAIGIGAIFLFSSKKPKGCLDPENFKEFKLVKRTQLSHNVAKFTFALPTPTSVLGLPIGQHISCRGKDSQGEEVIKPYTPTTLDSDVGHFELVIKMYPQGRMSHHFREMRVGDYLSVKGPKGRFRYQPGQVRAFGMLAGGSGITPMFQVARAILENPKDKTKVHLIYANVTYEDILLKEELDGLAANYPDRFKIYYVLNQVSSSCNSFFFFFFSVQLSWIKVLTLTS
- the LOC110623529 gene encoding NADH--cytochrome b5 reductase 1 isoform X1; protein product: MDLEFLQTLDGQILLGVAVAAVAIGIGAIFLFSSKKPKGCLDPENFKEFKLVKRTQLSHNVAKFTFALPTPTSVLGLPIGQHISCRGKDSQGEEVIKPYTPTTLDSDVGHFELVIKMYPQGRMSHHFREMRVGDYLSVKGPKGRFRYQPGQVRAFGMLAGGSGITPMFQVARAILENPKDKTKVHLIYANVTYEDILLKEELDGLAANYPDRFKIYYVLNQPPEVWDGGVGFVSKEMIEKHCPAPAADIQILRCGPPPMNKAMAAHLEALGYSPEMQFQF